The nucleotide window tcattcatttgaatcaggtgtgttggagcagggaaacatctaaaacatgcagggcagaagGGGGATCCCTGAGGACAAGGGGTTGAGAAAGCCTGCTTTAGATCAAAACCCATATATTTTTCACCACAGAATTCTAAAATATGCATTCATATTTGTAATGAGGGGCAGACCAACatccagcggcgtaacaaggacttggcgggcccgagtgcagatctcaccaacgggccccgtaccgacctatcgtcaggcgaaattattgagttttcagtttagcgatgcgcaaggaaatttaggctactcatgatgtacaattaagggtaacgactgctccttctatgtgaagatagattacggttttcaaaagtgaacggctctgactcgcgagtctctggctctagattatgcttgctacaacacagaatgagcataatggaacagtcagtcatgagccgacgtatctgcgacgtttgaaatagagcacagagatgagaagaaaatctgatcatttaccgaggcttattcgacgttatgaatgacgtttcgatctgtcatgtgtgctatctgggtactaaaaaaaacagtcacttcgatggtgaatatttgattttatgttcgttagatatgctagtttacatttagtctatctagctttagctattttccgactacatcctgcacatagtttactatatctaacctggccgctgcctggtagcctaggcctatatgtgcatttttatgacgtttaatagccatgtcaactgcatacaccagacagtaaacgttatgtaattattagcctaccctggtggctgagtttcacactcattgctgttgccgggctgggggtcagacgtagcgtcctcttcaacacgcttcgccacaatccaaatgaggatagttttgacagctttgccacccttacatcttgctcttttcgttcctgccgctttctggagccacttttatgttaaagggtatggcatggggtagcctaattcgcttcaaaacgctaatgcaacacaactgtagtatcccaacaactgtttgtggtattccaacaactggatgggaacaatcgtgtgtgggtgggcgggaatctttgacaacaatattacccagacatccttgctatttttcgagggcaatattacttaataaaaacgacatttgtttcattcagcaaaaggcaaatgaggaaaaattaattatttgctgttgttaacactgactgtttttaaaatgtttattgggcaagtgatagctcataattatgaataactgacaccataattgagaaatgtttgcgaattgataagaaTGGATCATATGCGATCCTCAACTTGCGGTAtaacagcggtgcaaggggcctggtcagattgccttaaggggcccggtcaggttgtctcacttttactgtgagatcgaggacgggcccccttttgccacgggccctagtgcagctgcactccttgcactccctatagttacgccactgccaACATCCCTTTCCATGTGGTTGTTGGCAGACTGTTCATGTTAATCAGTTGAGCAGTCTTTGTGACTGAAGCTCCTGTAATGAACCATGTTTCAAAGTCACATATGTGTCACCTTTTTCCACAATTTAAGTTACTTGCAAGTGCTCTGAATTTGTATACATGCCCCAGAGCCAGGagcgtagccacgggtaggcatGGGTAAtcacaggcctacccaatttgttccaaggcctacccaaaaacgaaaatatctctGAAAAAtgatgcaccgggtgcacatcgcaaagtaaataagaaaaaaatccTGAAAACATTATTCTGGCTATGACCCGGCCCAGTACATGAAGGTATGTTGCTTTCATTGTGTCATGTCATACACTTGTATGAAAGCATATgcctttttttctgtttctccacTCATTTATTAAAATGTCCGTCATTTGCCACCTGTTGGTGTGTTTGGAGTCATGGTCCTGCTGGAAAACCTACCTTTCTGTTATCGGGTTTAACAATGCATGCCTCGGCTTGGTAATCCCATGATTTCACGATACCTAACGTCAGCAAAGAAGCCCCAGGTTATGGGTCAATCAGATCAAATGATGTATGGTAGAAACAGGAACATCATTGATTCTGGAAATCTGAAAGTGAAATTGTAGTGGGGGTTGACAAAAATCTTACGTTCCATGTATTTCTTTACCACTTGTGTGGGATGtttttttcttgtcattttagtaaataaatatttttattgCAAGCAACTTGCTTTTGGAATTTAAAAAGGGGAGCATGTATATCAACAAGATCTACATAACATTATCTTTAATGTTATGTCCTGATACATGTCTTAACAAGGTTAAGACATGTATCAGGACAGGTTTGATTTGATATTGAGATCATGCAAGGAAGTGAAGAAATAATCTAAATTAGTATTGTTCTCCTGTATATGTGACACCGTCACTAACCTTCATAACACAGAAGCACCCAATCCCAATTCTTACCAACACGTAGTTGTGAGCATTAAGGTTGTGTCCTATGCCCAGGATAAGCCTGAGAACAGTCTCAAGAGGGATTAGAAATGTAATCCCCTTAACCCAGTTTCCCCTCATACCTTCTCTCTAGATGCCATTTTATGCAGGATTTCCTTTCTTTGGTGTCTTTTTGTTAACTGGGACaattaagttaaaaaaaaatggtAATGCAAATGAAGTGTACACAGTTGTCATTGTAAATATGTAAGATAATAAGTCCCTCATCTACCTGGATGACACTGAAGTGTTGGCCTACTTTAATGATTATGTTGCGTGCTGAGTCTGGTTCTTCTTTCCCCCACAGAGTCGTGCTCGACTGTCGTTCAAGAGGCGTCCGCCGACACGACAGCACAGAAGGTCCGCTGGAGAGGAAACAGTGACATCTGAGCTGCACAGTCCCCAATGGAATGGTGACAAGGACCATGTGTTTGAGGTTTCAGGACAGGAGGTTCAAGAAAGTCAGGGAAACTCCTGTGATGAACCAGATCCTCTGAAAGTGGCTGAAGGAAAGAAGGACAGTACAGCAGACAAAGGACTGGAGGTCACTTCCTCTAGCTGTCTAAAGGCCACAGATAAGGCAGCTCTGGCACTCCAGGAGTCAGAGGAATCAGAGGAGCAGGCCCTGGCCTCCCCATCTCAGTCACAAGCCTCAGGTGTTATGGAGGCCATTGAAGATGGACTTGTTGGTTTTTACCCAGCTGGAACAATAGATGGCAGCATTAAGACAGAGGAGCAAGATCAGGTTTTTTCAATGGTTGACTAAAATGACAATTAGAAGGTCTAAAGTGTGAACAATGATGGACATTTAACATAAATTAACAATTACATATATGTATAAACAATATTATTTATGTCAAAAAAGAACAAGTAGGGTGCCATGGTAGCTCACTGGGTAGAGCATGTATCACTAAGGCTAAGGCCTAAACGCAGGTGCCCGGGTTTGAATTTGGCCTAGGCCATTTCCagcatttctttctctctctctctctctctctctctctctctctctctctctctctctctctctctttctctgtttctgtttctgtctctgtctctctctctctcaaaaactGTCTCCTTCAATGCAAATAAAGCCAAAATAATATCCAACGAAAAAGAGCAAGTATGTCTTCAGAGAACATTGGTTATCTACCGATACATACATGTAATTTTAAATTGATTGAATATGAGTGTTTGGGGTATGCTAATATTTCTCTCACATTGTCTAGGTATTTTAATAAATGGCTCAATAAATGACCAAGACAGCAGGAGTACTATTTTCATAACTAAAACATTCAAGTaggtaacaaataaataaacaaatacattaattaataaataggACAAGCTATTATCTAGATGGTTAAATGAAGCATACTTCTCCAGCCCAGAAATACGCTATTTAGCCTACTCTACTGTATAAGACAAACACCTTGTATACGAAATGACTATGATGCAGTACAACTCGCCTAAATGAAAGGAAATGTGCCTCTTGCAAGCCTCTGAATAGAACAAAGATATGATTTATATCTGGTTCTTCGTATAGCACTTGTACATCATCAATCTGTATAGAATAGAAAGATGTTctaataaaaactaaaagtaCCAAAGTGTTGAACCACTAGGGGCAAAAGGAGACTAGACAGTGGCTACCACGGACATTTATTTACAAGGATTCTTCGGTAATCAAGAAACAAGTTATTCGTTTAGCCGTGCCTACGGTTATAACCGTAAACATAGGCTATAATTTAAAATGATGTTtgatctaaccctaaccttaaatTGAGAAGGTCCAGAGTCTAGTCTCATGCACATTTCAGAAGTCTAAGAAAACGTAGACGCCTTCAAAGTATTCATTTTCTTACATTAGAAGTTTTCACCTAAACTGTGATCAGTATCAACACAAATGCCCGTGTCTGAGGACAGTTTACTGAACAGTCTACATAAGAAAACAATGGTATTAGACTATTGTTCTACTTCCTGAGAAGAAAAAAGCCTTGACGTCATCACACTCCTTTACGGGATTGACACCTGGAAACAATAGTGGAAAAGTGAATCCTTATCAATTGGAATGTATTTAGTCTACAATTAATTGCACATATTGTTATTTTAATCAAGACAATGTTTTGAGAATTACGTCTACCAACGTTCTCATTGGAGGATATTCTGAAGTTTGGGTAAAGTTATGGAGAACATTGAGTTAACGAAAATTGAGGTGAGTTGGTCTTTTCGGGATCAGTCAGCAGGTGGGACAGAAATGCACTTCGCCAGAATTCAGTCGTGTAAAAGGGTTTTTGGGATGGCCTAAGAGGTCCAATAATAGCATGCACCCGTGGATCTCAAAAGGAAGCCACTTTATTATCACTCGGCTTAGTGTTGGCTAAGACTGAGGGCTCTGTTTACATGTTTAAATTCCCGGAACTTGTTCACTATTCCATTTCAAGGCGACTACAGGAAATGGTGCGAGAACAGAACACGACCCAGAGGCAGGAGAGCATTCCCCTCTCATTCTTCCACAGGTATCAATGAGTAATAAAAAGCATATTATTTAAGAGAGTAGAGACTGAAAAAAGCTTACAAAGAATCACAAATATATTTGTAGGGATACTGTTCAACTCGAATTAAGTTGTAATTTTTACCAGGACTTAAGGCTATATAAGGTAGTTATTCAGTGTGGCAAATGTAGATGAAAGTGAAAATGTATCAGTCAGTGTGCGGTCTTCATGAAAACAATCACATCTACACCATCCTTAACAAAGATATGCACATATTAAGGACACTtgttaaacatatttttataaTTTCAAGACAGAATACAGCCCTACCCTGAAATGCCTTTCCAGCCCTGctgtgaaatgcaccccccctctaatTTCTATTCTGTGTGGTAAGGGGCTTGTCAGTAATGGAAATCAGCAGACTGCAGGCCAATCTGCAGAGGCCCATCAAAGATCCACCTCAACCACTTCGGAAAATCGGGAGTCTTCACAGACACAGGTTATTTACGGCACTTgattctttaaaaaaattatgttaATCCATTTAACTATGGCATCCACATGGCAACAGTGGACTTTTGAAAGGAAAGTCAAACATGGCTTTGTTAACGAtgagtatctgtgtgtttgtgtgtagagaAACACACTATTCAGGATTCTGAATCAGGATGTATACAAACGTGTGAGACTGTGGATGGTTATCGTCTTCATTATCCTCCTCATCTTTGTCTTAATTATGGTTTCCCTGGCCTTGTGCACAGGTACAGTACACATAACCCATTCACAGAACCATAAATGCACTTTGTCAACAGCATGCCACAATGCTGTACACATATGCAGAGTAAAAGACAAAATATTTGATTTACATATGGTTCTGGTGAATACCTGTGTCTGATATTTATGAATATTATGTATGGCTTTAACATGGTTATGTTTCTCTTATGGAGAACAGTGATTCATGAGGATGTGGATGAGAAGTATGATCTTGCATCTTTTACGGTGTCACAATACTTCAACGGCAGCTTCCAACTACCCAATCAGATCTTCTCAGCGGAGCTTCTTTCCTCCCAGTCCAATAAGACCCAACCCCTATCTATTGAACTACAAAAGAAGGTTTGGCTGATGTATTTTTGAGCTTCAAGCTTATAACAGTGCTCATAAATAATATAAACGTCTATTACAGACCTGTTCAAAGTCTTTCACATCCCAAAATTGGAATCTTTGGTCAGACAGAGAAAGCAATCTCTCTCATTTTAATGTTCTTTTGAGCCCTTAGTAGTGTCGAAAGGAATTTGTATCTAATAACAGAGTTCTGAAAGTAGTGAGTCAGTCATTCACAATTCTGTTCAGTGTCCTTGTTTTATGCCTCACCCAGCTCAATGACGTCTACCACCACTCTCCTGCCCTTGGTCGCTACTTCTCAATGGCTGAAATACAGGGTTTCAGGTGAAGCATATTCTACATGTCTTTATCTGATATTCTCTACTAATTTCTACTCGATTTCATCAAACAGTAaacagtactgtatgtatgaGTCTAACAATCGGTTGATGTTTGTGTCAGGAATGGCTCTGTTGTAGCTAAGTATCGTCTAAGCTTCCTGATGCCTGAGCAGCACGACCAATTGAAGCATTTCACCCTAAGTCGAGAGGTGGTGTACAATGTTCTCAGACAGCACCTGTACGACCAGGAGCCAGAAAAGGAGGGGGTGCTGTATATTGACCCTGCTTCCCTGGAAATGGAGGGTGGAAAAAAAGTTTAAGTAGTCAGATTCACCAGGACATTAACATTGTTTTTACTGCCAAAGACGTGTTTCATTCTGAGCacagaattattattttttttgcagTTACTATTGAGTCAGTGCCTAAACTGTGAAGTATAGGCCTAGGTGAGTATACCACTACCAGTATCTACTTCTCAGTCATGTGTTTTGTGTCATGTGTTTGTACGTCATCAAACTGTATGTGTCAGATGAAGTGGTCAACAAACCCCAACCACacaaggaagacagagagatgctCACACAAATTAAGCAATTTCGATCAGTTCTATCTCAATGTATGTAAGTTTGATCATGTCTTCCTAAAAAATATGTGTTTATGTCTCCCAGCTTTGCTTTAGAACAATCACCAGAGTCTAAGACATCACCATGACGTCTCTCTAACAGGATGGAGAAAGAATGTGAATGGCAATCTGGTGACAGCTTTTCTACTTCCCTGAGACTTAGAGCTATGATCACTGTTTGCACATTGACTGTGTTTTCTGTCTAGACAGCTATCTAAAGGTACTGTAAGTGGGGATTTGGATGGGATT belongs to Hypomesus transpacificus isolate Combined female chromosome 15, fHypTra1, whole genome shotgun sequence and includes:
- the zgc:153184 gene encoding putative uncharacterized protein DDB_G0290521, producing MGQKGCRFSLFLFSPVQANLALTPTELLPSPRSPEVKLQPVPSSSPTCSPLSPTESPTVSPTVSPTVSPTVCPTVSPTVSPTVSPTAWAPVLSSDDEDPVCFERPAETTTLLSINKSRARLSFKRRPPTRQHRRSAGEETVTSELHSPQWNGDKDHVFEVSGQEVQESQGNSCDEPDPLKVAEGKKDSTADKGLEVTSSSCLKATDKAALALQESEESEEQALASPSQSQASGVMEAIEDGLVGFYPAGTIDGSIKTEEQDQVFSMVD
- the LOC124478203 gene encoding TPA-induced transmembrane protein, with product MENIELTKIEATTGNGARTEHDPEAGEHSPLILPQGLVSNGNQQTAGQSAEAHQRSTSTTSENRESSQTQRNTLFRILNQDVYKRVRLWMVIVFIILLIFVLIMVSLALCTVIHEDVDEKYDLASFTVSQYFNGSFQLPNQIFSAELLSSQSNKTQPLSIELQKKLNDVYHHSPALGRYFSMAEIQGFRNGSVVAKYRLSFLMPEQHDQLKHFTLSREVVYNVLRQHLYDQEPEKEGVLYIDPASLEMEGGKKV